The stretch of DNA GTACCCCAGGATGAGGATGGCTTGTGGGGTGGTGCCTTCTATCCACACTGCTGCTCCCAGCAATCAAATGATCAGCAGCAGCAAGGAGATCCGTGTGTACTGTACTGCACTTTACCGGTATATCTCATTAAATATCCCACTAGACGCTCAACACCAACTGGCACTTATTTAAAACAGATGATGGTAGTCCTCCAGAGATCCTCCCCACTCTCTGTAAAAAGGTTTTGCTGCATATTGTTACACTCTTGAGCATCTCACTGGTTTGTAAAGGCACCTGTAAGAACTATACAGATATCACTTAAAGAGCTAGACCAAAACACCACACAAAAGTGAGAAAAGGCGATCCTAGGAGCCTTGAGGTTGTTGGGTAAAAATTCAATAAGAAGAATGGATCACTTCTCTAAGTAGTTGGCCCGAGAAGGTCCTTGAGGCCCCATACATTGTAACACTATTGCTGATGGTGTTGGTGGATGCTAGATGTAGATGATGCAtctttattgctgaagacatcgcAGGCTTTGGCTATCAGACATGGAAAATAAAGCTATGACTAAACTGGTAGCTAGAAGGCACCACATTGACGTCTGGAGGAGAACTGTCACCACCAATTCCACTCAGCTATAGACACCATGTGCTTCATTTCCAACATGCCAGACAAGCTGTGTCCTCAGGTGCAATGGTAGCACAACTGTTTTGGGTGAAATGCTTGTCAGCTGAATTTGGGGTCTATTCCTTAAAACCACAGGAATCACAAAAGGTACAATAAGCCAGAAAGAGAAGGTCAGAGGTCCCAGTGAGGATGCTCCTACTATTACTTTCTTAAGTGAACATAAAGTAACTGCCAAGTTAGATTTTAAACTTCCGcatttgtgtctctctctctctctctctctctctctctctctctctctctctctctctctctctgtgtgtgtgtgtgtgtgtgtgtctgtgtgtgtgtatacttatgGATCATTACTACTTTTAGGTTCAATTGTTCATGGAGAGATACTTCTTTTTTGCATAAGAAGTACAAAGTagattcacaactgtctgtgctTCTGAAACCAGGTAACCGTTGCTCTGGCATAGTGGCCCGATACTATTTGTAAATGGAGAAAAGCTTCTGACATTCATATCACTCCCTTCAAGGTTCAGGAACAGCTGGAGATGAGGGAGCAGAGTAAATGTGAGCCCCCAAAGAGAAGTCCAGTCTGTGTAGTTATTTCCTCTGCTTTTAAACTTTCCCTCCTTGAATACAGAAAGATGTTCCTTAAGGatcagaaagtaaacaaaaaaaaatctcaaaaagttCCTGAAACTACCAAGATTTACAACAGCTTTCCCAAGTTTACATGAGCAGAGACAACAGCTAGGGAGAAGAGACTGTGTCTGGCTGGCTCAGACACCTGCACGCTGCGCTGGGAAGTCCAGGATGTGGTTTCCTGAGTCATCACCCATACTGGGGTGTGCTTTTTGGAAATGCCTTTGAGCCAGccacactcctgtaagtaaccccaaatAAATTCCCTGCTTTACTAAGGCTGAGTTGGGTGAAACAACTTCTTTGGTTTGTCATGGTTGCTCTATCTTAGGTTAACAGATGTTTGCTCACAGCTGCCCAGGAAATTCACAAGACACTTTTTGAGTTGAGAACTGTATTTTTGCATCAACCAAAGAatacaacaaaatataacaaaatcgGTAATGCTGAGAAATGATTAATGAcatggtatgtaaaataagttcCAAACATAAGCAAAATTAGTGGAATATCGTTATAATAAAATGTGATTCAGTTAACACAAATTTATCATACTTACAAAAGTCTATCAACAAAGATACCTGCACTTTTAAATGTAAACCACTATTTAAATACATGGAAGTAAACGAAAGTGATTGAAATCTGGTTgccaaagaaaacagagatgcagagaagtAAAACAAATAGAGCCCCCAATATCAACTTTCATGTGTCTGGTCAAACAGTAAATACTAGcctcttctttgcttcttttcaatTTCAATTACTAATTTTCTTAGAGATATAGATTTTATTCTATATAATTTATGCTTCAGGATTttattctatataaatatatgcatatataaactatggagttctttgaatatttttctcttagtttACTCTTTGTATAATCATTTTCCCTGTCCTTATCTGTATCAAACTGAAGAGGAATGTTGGCAGCTGCTGTAACAGATATAGTTCTAGGAGATCTTTCTTGCCTTGTTGCAGTATGTGTAATTAACGGTTTTGCCTTTTTCTCCAAGAAGATAAGTGAGCCCATCTCTGAAATTCACACTCTACATGAAGTAGCTCTGCTCATCATCAGCTTCCTTATTCCAAGCAAAGAGTGGCAAGCCCAAATGTGAGAGGCCTTCAGAGAGACCCTGAGTTATGACTGAAGCCAGAGGGGTCACGATACAGAGGGACAATGGGGTGATATTGATGCCCCACTTAGTCCTGATGGTTcacatccatgcacatgcatgtgaccCTACATGGACACACTGTgctataaattttttataaaggCATTAAGTTAGGAGAGAAAAGTGGTGttgaggaaaaggggagaaattGGAAGGAGGAACTGTGGGTGGATTTGATCAAAGCACAGCACATAAATGTAtggatattaaattaaaaatgaacatacAGAAAGGATAGAAAGTCAGAGTGAAGTCATGCCCTCTGCCCGGGCTCACAGTATCCACTGTGTAACACATTGGGAATCTGACTTTGAGTGTTGCGCTTCCGAATAAAAAGTCCTCTGACACACAAACTGGACAAGAACCAATCCGGTTCCCGTGAGTGCTCACAGTCCACTCTTCCCTGTCAAGAACCCAGTCCTTTTCCTCAAGTGCTCACAGAAACCTCTCCCAGTCTCCTTCTGTGGGATATTGCAGCTGAATGTACACTTATTCTTGCTGAGCAATAATGAAAGACAGTAACCCAGAGAGCAGATCCCCACTCCAACTTCCAAACAAGGACCGGCACCAAGGTTTTTTGCCTCCTGGGGACTGTTTTCTTccgctttaatttttattatgtttatttattttacacacacacacatccacatttGTCACGTCAGAGGACTTGActatctccttccaccatggggaaTTGAGGAATCAAACTCACATCCTCGGGTCTGGAAGCAAGtgcctttgtctgctgagccatcttgccagcccaggactgatttttttctgcttgtttgtttttattttcccatttttataaaTTTGACAGTTTCGTTAATATACATAATTATTGTATCTGTTTTGACACCAAACACCCCTCTCCCACTGAAATCCTCTGGACTCACATACTATAAAATGTTTCACTGATCATCTTTCCCTTTCTACCCCGTGACTGTGCCTCTCCCTAGCACCCTCCATAAAGCCCCCTTCACATCCTTGTTCCTCAGGGTATAGATCAGAGGGTTGAGCATGGGGGTGATGATACTATAAAAAAGAGCAACAAACTTCCCTTTACTCTCCAAATAGCTGCCCTTGGGTTGTAAGTATGTGTAGATGGCTGAGccataaaacagagaaaccacCAGGAGGTGGGACCCACAAGTCCCTGCAGCCTTTCTGCAGGCAGCCATCGACCTGACCTTCAGCACTGCCCTGGCAATCTGTGCATAGGAGCCTAGAATGAGTATGGCTGGAACTGCAACAATCACCACTCTGGCCACAAACATCTTGGCCTCTGTTCCTCCTGTGTCCTCACAGGCCAACTTGAGGAACACGGGCATCTCACAGAAGAAGTGATTCATTCGATGGCCACAGAGGGGCATGGCCATCATGAGACTTGTCTGGATCAGAGAGTTCAAGAGGCCTCCCAACCAGGAGACAATAGCCAATGCCTGGCAGAGAACAGGGTGCATGATGGTCGTGTAGTGCAGGGGACGACACACGGCAGCATAGCGGTCAAAGGCCATCACCACCAGGAGCAAACTCTCTGTGGAGCCCAGAGCAAGAAATATGAACAGCTGAGCTACACACCCACCATGGCTGATGGTCCTGTCCAGGCCATGGAGGTTGATCAGGAGCTGGGGCACGGTGCTGGTGGTGTAGCAGAGGtccaggaaggagaggtgggagaggaagaagtacatgggagtgtgcagTCGAACGTCCATTCGAGAAAGAGCAATGATGGTGGTGTTGCCAAAGAGAGTCAGAGagtagaaaatcaaaatataaataaagaagatgAGTTCtagttgaggccagtctgagaaGCCCACCAAAATGAAGCGTCCTCCCAAGCTGGTGTTGAAGCTTTCCATAGCCTTTGACATGAACAAGTACCAGAAGGTAAATCAGGGCATCCTAAGACATCCTAAGACAGGGTTCATATACAGTTTAGAGTATTCCTTAGGTACTCCTAAATCATGAGTTTTATTGTGTGTTCTGCTATGCAGTTCACATCCCTCCAGCCTTCTGGTCTTACTCTTTTCTACTTTAGGCATAATATCTCCACTAGGAATGATATCATCTGTATTTGAGCATATCACTGTTGCCTCCTTGTTTCTAGACTTTAGCCATGCCTCTCGATCATGTTCTCATTACAGTGAGATTTGGATTTACTCAGTATCATGGAAATTGCTCTAAAACTAGTGTGAAACCAGTTGTGTGAAAGACACAGACTTATAACCTATGCTACACAAGCGAGAACTGGAATTCTGACCCCCCATATCCACATAACCTCCTCTTCTGCTCAGAAAACACCAGTCAGTTGTCAGATTCAAATGTGTCTTTGTTATCGCAGGACCGCATCATCAACTTACTGCACCAGCGTGGAGGTTCTATCTGGCCTCTCATCCAACAACTTTATTACTGACTTGGAGATAGAAGTGGTACAGAAACTGCCTCTTACagcagaagccctgggtttatTATCAGAACTGTAAACTTCTTACATTATTGATGAGACCTTCATATACAGAGACACTCAGAAACGCACAGAGAGATGAGCATACATACTCACCAGTCTTTGTGATGTGGAACATCAGCATATGTCAGTGCCTGAATGCTTGGAGCTTGATAAAATGAGTTAGATCAACACTGGGTCATTTAACGATACTTTAAATGTATAAGAATGTATTAAATCTAACCGAATGTCCCCTTTTGCTTGCATATTCAACCTTCTCATTATCCTCTGGAGAGCTGAACACTCAAGCAAAGCTGAGTGGGTACCTGAACTCCTTCTGCATCAGTCGGTACTTTCTCTGACTCTCATTCTCTCATGCCAACACAAACGCCCACTCTAGAGCCATCACACCACATTTATTTGTTCCTGTAAATATTTATGGTGATCTTCAAGACTCCttgatgaaatatttaataataactcACAATCATTCTGCAGTATAGGACCAGAGAATACAATGAGTACAGCGTGCTTAATTGAAATTCCCACGCAGTACCTTGCCTCAAATCAAGAGGAATCCTCTTCCATCTTCTGCCTGCCCCTTGAATAAATTGTTCTTCATTTAGTTTCCACCGTTTTGGACAtggttctgttttctgtctcctgaatctgatgtcttcaattttcttttcatcttagaTACTAGCCATCTCAGAGATTGAGTTTTGAAAGGGACTGTAAAACCTGCATAGCTTACCAACTCTGTCCTTACTAGAGTTCTGGGTAAGAAAACAATTGTGCTTACCTTCCTCAATTCTATATGGAAAATCATGTGAGACCTGTTCCTTTTTGGCCCTGATTTCCTCTGTGATGTGGAGGATTGGAGGCCTGCTGTGATTGTAAATAAGTCTTATTTATATGTATGGCCGTCTTCCCCAACAGTCTTGCCTGCCCGGGCACATAACTATGAAGAAGGAAGTGTCCTGTGCTGCACT from Microtus ochrogaster isolate Prairie Vole_2 chromosome 7, MicOch1.0, whole genome shotgun sequence encodes:
- the LOC101986736 gene encoding olfactory receptor 10, which encodes MESFNTSLGGRFILVGFSDWPQLELIFFIYILIFYSLTLFGNTTIIALSRMDVRLHTPMYFFLSHLSFLDLCYTTSTVPQLLINLHGLDRTISHGGCVAQLFIFLALGSTESLLLVVMAFDRYAAVCRPLHYTTIMHPVLCQALAIVSWLGGLLNSLIQTSLMMAMPLCGHRMNHFFCEMPVFLKLACEDTGGTEAKMFVARVVIVAVPAILILGSYAQIARAVLKVRSMAACRKAAGTCGSHLLVVSLFYGSAIYTYLQPKGSYLESKGKFVALFYSIITPMLNPLIYTLRNKDVKGALWRVLGRGTVTG